In Pongo pygmaeus isolate AG05252 chromosome 13, NHGRI_mPonPyg2-v2.0_pri, whole genome shotgun sequence, one genomic interval encodes:
- the LOC129044468 gene encoding olfactory receptor 13C9 encodes MEWENQTILVEFFLKGLSGHPRLELLFFVLIFIIYVVILLGNGTLILISILDPHLHTPMYFFLGNLSFLDICYTTTSIPSTLVSFLSERKTISFSGCAVQMFLGLAMGTTECVLLGMMAFDRYVAICNPLRYPIIMSKDAYVPMAVGSWFAGIVNSAVQTTFVVQLPFCRNNVINHFSCEILAVMKMACADISGNEFLMLVATILFTLMPLLLIVISYSLIISSILKIHSSEGRSKAFSTCSAHLTVVIIFYGTILFMYMKPKSKETLNSDDLDVTNKIISMFYGVMTPMMNPLIYSLRNKDVKEAVKHLLNRRFFSK; translated from the coding sequence atggaatgggaaaacCAAACCATTCTGGTGGAATTTTTTCTGAAGGGACTTTCTGGTCACCCAAGGCTTGAGTTACTCTTTTTTGTGCTAATCTTCATCATATATGTGGTCATCCTTCTGGGGAATGGTACTCTCATTTTAATCAGCATCTTAGACCCTCACCTTCACACCCCTATGTACTTCTTTCTGGGGAACCTCTCCTTCTTGGACATCTGCTACACCACCACCTCTATTCCCTCCACGCTGGTGAGCTTCCTTTCAGAAAGAAAGACCATTTCCTTTTCTGGCTGTGCAGTGCAGATGTTCCTTGGCTTGGCCATGGGGACAACAGAGTGTGTGCTCCTAGGCATGATGGCCTTTGACCGCTATGTGGCTATCTGCAACCCTCTGAGATATCCCATCATCATGAGCAAGGATGCCTATGTACCCATGGCTGTTGGGTCCTGGTTTGCAGGGATTGTCAACTCTGCAGTACAAACTACATTTGTAGTACAATTGCCTTTCTGCAGGAATAATGTCATCAATCATTTCTCCTGTGAAATTCTAGCTGTCATGAAGATGGCCTGTGCTGACATCTCAGGCAATGAGTTCCTCATGCTTGTGGCCACAATATTGTTCACATTGATGCCACTGCTCTTGATAGTTATCTCTTACTCATTAATCATTTCCAGCATCCTCAAGATTCACTCCTCTGAGGGGAGAAGCAAAGCGTTCTCTACTTGCTCAGCCCATCTGACTGTGGTAATAATATTCTATGGGACCATCCTCTTCATGTATATGAAGCCCAAGTCTAAAGAGACACTTAATTCAGATGACTTGGATGTTACCAACAAAATTATATCCATGTTCTATGGGGTGATGACTCCCATGATGAATCCTTTAATCTACAGTCTTAGAAACAAGGATGTGAAAGAGGCAGTAAAACACCTACTGAACAGAAGGTTCTTTAGCAAGTGA